The Culex quinquefasciatus strain JHB chromosome 2, VPISU_Cqui_1.0_pri_paternal, whole genome shotgun sequence genome contains the following window.
CCAACATGTGAGAAGAATGCAAGAAGTTCAAATTCTTAACTCACGCAGACGGTCCACGTCCGCAAACCTGCTTGAATCTCCGAGATTTCTTGGACTTTTTCTGGGCGTCTACATTTTTGTACGGTTCCCAATGAAACGGTTCCAGTACATCAACACCTTGAACCATCAGAACAACAGCTTCCGTCGCTAAGCGGCTCGGATCGTTCTTCTCAATTCTTTGCCGGACTCCACTGTCGGGGAAGCCAAAAACTACATCTTTTTTGGCATGATAGATCAAGTTTGGCTTAATCGACACGCCATCAATGGCCAAGGTCACAGCTTtttgtttctttgaaaaatgtttggtcTTGTTGTGTAGACTGTCAAGGAGCGGAAGATTTAGCCCTGGTTCCAAGTGGATGTCTGAGTTACGTTTTGAGAGCGTCATTTTGCTTGGCAAGCACAGTATGTTTGATCGTTCAATGTACCGGTACGCAGCCGGACTAGTCAAGCCTAAGAATCTTCCGATGTTCAGAACACCGGAATCGTTACTCGTAGCTTCCGGCATTTCTTCGTCCAGTGGCTCGTGTCGGTCTAGCAGTAGACTTCCGCAGTTCGCATCCGGCATATCTTCATCCTGTAGCTCGTGTTTTGTGATAAAACTTTCAAACCAATCCGGCGTCTCTTCTTCTAACGGTTCGGCCGGGAAGGATTGAGGATTATCTAAATGCTCAACATACCATTCAGCGGGATCCACACCCGGAGGCGGGTCCGGATCCAAAAATTCCACCGACCAATCTTCTCCAAACTGGTCCATCATCACACTCAagtagcagcagaaaaaaaaaaacttttggcgCGCTAGCTGAAACTTTTGGCGCGCTAGCTTAAACGTCATTTGAAAGTGTGCCTTGATTGCAGCGCCATCCTATTCTGGTGGATAATCCGAGAACTAAGTTTAAATTCAAATCAGCCGTTATATTCCTGATTGATGGAATTAAAAagagatttacgtctgtttgtctgtgcttaaGCGTTTATTTGTCTACATGAGAATCTGTGGGGTTAACCGAAcattaaatttcgattttttgcatCTGAAAAGCCTTTTGAAGCACAGTTTTCTCAAAgttcgacgatttttttttctgtatcaaACTTTCAACACCGTTAACTTTACTTCGAGAcgttttaatctaatctaatctaatctaatcgaacacaagcgcagccagtccgaagaaagcatcctggaagaacttgtggttagattacgccccaagttctttcttgtcaatagtaataattgcagtacatccgagttaccccgaaaatgtattgcaaaaattaaagcggccaggcctactgcgtttaCTTTACTTCGAGacgttttaagaattttattcaCCTTtattcaaactttaaaaaactatttacaaTGTAAAACATTATTGAATTAAAAACGTCCGAGGACTTCGGATTATTGATTCTGCACTGCAAATacgtttttgaaattcaaagctACTTTCCGCAATGTCAAAAGTAAGTGACTTTACTCTTAAAAGTCAACGTGAAGCTGTTTGACTCGTTTGAGTGGCTTGGCCGAAGCGAGACCTCGGATATATGCACGATCGTGACTCCACGTGGTCGTTCAATATACATACGGGTCCCTCTCGTCTCTCTTTTTTTATCTCGCTCTCTGCATGGGATTGAGGATGCGATAGTGGGATAAAATTCTTCCTTTTTTCCAATAGTTGATCGAATTGTATGACTCAAGTCGATCGCGCAAGCAGTGATGAAACTGTGTATTGCAGGGAATTTGCCCTTTGTTGGATAGTTTAGCAAAAGTCGCTTGGAGGCACGTTTTCTCTTACATCATTGTAAATGGGGATTTTTTATCGCActggaattttatttaaatggaAGGTATACTTAAATTGTTGGTTATACGCGAGCTAAAGGAAAGCACCGGTAATGTTGTAAAACTTTGTTAATTGCAGGGAGCACGTTTGCAATTTCATGTTGTTTGGtgacaaatttgaagttattaaaagttataaatttattgtAAATAATGAATCCATTGAAATGAAACTAAAAACATAccaataaatcaaatcataatATTGATTAAACTTGAATGCATTACAAAAATGCTGACGTCAATGAAACCGATAAGCTTATCAACCTCCCATCAATGAATTGCAAGCTTTTGGGGTTGTTTATTCGAATGGAACTTATAGGCCATCAAATGTGAAAAGcaatatttttccttttttaatttACCCCCGTTTTAGTAACGTGTTTTTTAacagatttgaatgttttgaaaacagtaaattatgtatgATTTGAATTTGtcacttaaaaaaacacaatcgTTTTCGGCTTAatctcaatattttaatatttgtatttaacTCTTTTAAAATACGTAGTTTGGATATCTTATCGTCAAAGCAActacaaaactaaaataaaatcacagaaaataaatattaattccCTACTAATTTCAATGCAGCGTCGTGTACGACCGCTGCAACTCCGGGGCAGCTCCCGACGCTCCCGAGCCACTCGCCGAAGAGCTGTTCCTCGCTTGAGACGACATAAACGCCTGCTCGACCCGGTTCGTCGTTTCCCGGACCACTCCGGAAATGTCCAGATCCGGCAAATCCAGCGTGATGTGAGCCGAAAGGCGCTTGTAAACGGAACTATTCGAGTCTTTCTTCGGTCGCCGAGATTCGACGTACTTTAGCTGTTGCTTCAGAAAGATGGCATTCTTCAGCGCTTCCTGAACGTTCTTGAGAGACTGGTCGGCCGCCTCGATTTCCTTCACGGcactgaaaacaattaaaaaaaaagttgttaaaaccTAACTTTCCCCTTCAAATCAAGCGCAAATCCTACCCTATTGCGTACTCCATGTCGTAGCACTTGCCCTGCAGGTCCTGCTGCAGCTGGTACACCTCGCCCCGCCGTTCCACAATCAGCGGGATGACCTTCCGGACGTGCTCCTGTATCCGGTAGAAGGCCAGGCTGGGCTCGTTCGCGATGATGTGCATGTTTTCGGAGATTTTCTCCGTGGCTGAATTAAAATAAGGGTTAATTTTACTACAAAATATAACAACGGATAACGAACTTACTTTTCTTCACTTTTGCTTGCAGTTCCGGGTCGTTGACGGtggtcattttgataaaattactgATTTTTCGCTAAATTGAACTTGCCTGAAATCAGAatctaaacaaattttaaattatttacatCACGGTGGGTTTGCGAAGTTCGATTATTCAACCGAAATGTCATTTTAATGACAAGTCACTTTAGGAAGGGGTAGGAATGTTGTGCGTATGTTATTCATGacacactgagaaaaaaaatatcaactgtttatttatatgattttatatgacataaaattggatccattaaataaattttgtcattttttttttccaacattTATTAACTATGATTAATATCATCTGGTTGACCTGCAGTTAATTAATCGAAAGTTTCAAAGTTATAGTTATAAGACTTTGAACAacgatttttaaagttgttaTCTAGATTGGGGTAGAATTGACGAGAAAAgttacaatattttattttcattttaccTAAATAAAACAAGCACAACAAAAACTACAattatcgagattttttaaagttcccaaaagctatccaggtttttaagcgaagatggcgttcgaaaggTGAACGTCACAAATATCAAAATCGCAAAGAAgcaccaacattacaaaaaatggTGGTCATGtcatggaacacttttttcgcaatgttggtaccactgcttgaatttgacatttcgggcgttcaccattcgaaccgagattcgaacgccattttcgcttaaaaatctggattggGTTTTACATATTTAGaggatttttaaacaaaaaaaaactctggaattggaAGTGAAGTGCGCAAAATCCTAGACAAaatcagatatttttttcaattataatttTGGATATATTTTAGGCTAAATTAAAAGAAGCGTAAATTCGCAAACCAAAGTGGATCCAAGAGTGGATCCAAATTTGGGATcatacccagtcacgaaatattctagcagagctggttctgccagaatcctgctagaacggttgaacatttctgctagaatggtGTAAGAATATcaagctctgtaagaactctgctagaatcctgctagaaagtCGGGACTGGGCTAGTGACTGGGTATATGCTGAAGAAGTTAGAGATACGGCATGACGAAATCAATAccaacaattttggaataacgGTGAGAATCTCGGTGAGAATTTTCTGCCCTCTCAACACAAGaccatttccagagttttttttttaataggttctataaacatatgaaagacaatagtttataggaccttaacaACAATCAAAACTTTGGCTTTGTCAGTttcatggaattttttttttagatttttaggaattttgatgCTTTTAccttgaatttcaaatttaatttttgaagtttaagatttagattttttgaatttttatgtgtttgaatgttttaattctagatttttttaaatttccggattttgatttattgtaattttcaaagattagattatttattatttatatttttaaatttctatatttttgaattttattattattttttttgaattttattatttcttgattttttttaattattcaattttttttctcaatgttCGAATAcacatttgaattttgaaattgtttttagttttaaaagtcttaaatattttttatatttttgaattattgtttTGACTCAATGATCCGAAATCGATGATCGTATTATCCCAAGTTTAGATTATAGGATAGTATgtagatcggaaggaaaggggtcaagaaacagctttacgaacagcagaacaaaggagagggagcgatttctcggggcttttcttcaccctctctgacttgcttgcgctgtcaagtcagagagggtgaagaatagccccaagaaatcgctccctctcctatGTTCAGCTGTTTGTAGAGCGTAtccttgacccctttccttccgatctgcatactagcttTCTGTTAAAACCtgcaagtttgaaaaataacaaactgtgttatttttttaaaaattgaatatttttatacatttcccTCAGTGCTTTTCTCAACTTTCCTACCCCTACACGCAAAAATCGCGTTTCGCAATTTTTCTGACATTTCCAAACGCCAACAAGCCGCAAAACGAAGAGGAGGATAAAAAGAGCCCGCAGAGAACCAGAAACCGATTTTGCAAAGTTTTCGTCGGTCggccaaaaaaaaaaggttcaaattCCGGGTTTTCGCAGCTCCTGTTGCGCGATTCCGGACAGCTTGCGCCCCCCCACCCGCCTCGGCAGTGGCAGTGAAGTTGGGGTTCGTGGTGACTCCGCCCCGAGTGTTGTTGTTCCGTTCGGTCCCGGCGACATTCTTTGAAGCAGCCCCAAAATGTCCGACCTCGACGATGACTTCATGTGCGAGGACGAGGAAGATTACGGATTGGTAAGTGGCCAAGTTTGTGCGGGACCGCGAGATGAGATGTGCGTGATTACGCAGCTCTTCTGATGAGGTCACTCGAAGGGGAGAGGGTAGAAACTTCCGAGACTGGGGGAgggtttgaggttatgttttctttgtgattatttttatttacgtttttttttatttgggcgCTAATTCGTTTAGGAATATTCCGAGGACAGCAACTCCGAGCCGGATGTGGACCTGGAGAACCAGTACTACAACAGTAAGGCGCTCAAGGAGGAGGCCCCGCACGATGCCCTGAAGTCGTTCCAGAAGGTGCTGGACCTGGAGAATAACGAGAAGGGAGAGTGGGGATTCAAGGCCCTGAAGCAGATGATCAAGATCAACTTCAAATTGGTGAGAAAACATTGCGCTGTTGGGAATCTGAGTCTATTTTAAACCATTGAATTCTTTGCAGCAAAACTACCCGGAAATGATGACCCGGTACAAGCAATTGCTGACGTACATCAAAAGTGCTGTAACCCGTAACCATTCGGAAAAGTCGATCAACTCGATTCTGGACTACATCTCGACCTCGAAGAACATGGAGCTGTTGCAAAACTTCTACGAAACCACGCTGGAAGCGCTCAAAGACGCCAAGAACGATCGGCTCTGGTTCAAAACCAACACCAAGCTTGGGAAGCTGTACTTCGATCGGAACGACTTTGGCAAGCTGCAGAAAATTCTCAAACAGCTGCACCAATCCTGCCAGACAGACGACGGCGAGGACGACCTCAAAAAGGGCACCCAGCTGCTGGAAATCTACGCGCTCGAGATCCAAATGTACACCGTacaaaagaacaacaaaaagCTAAAGGCCCTCTACGAACAGTCCCTGCACATCAAATCGGCCATCCCCCACCCCCTCATCATGGGCGTCATCCGGGAGTGCGGCGGCAAGATGCACCTGCGCGAGGGCGAGTTCGAGAAGGCGCACACGGACTTTTTCGAGGCGTTCAAAAACTACGACGAGTCCGGCTCGTCCCGGCGCACGACCTGTCTCAAATACCTCGTCCTCGCGAACATGCTCATGAAGTCCGGCATCAACCCGTTCGACTCGCAGGAAGCGAAACCGTACAAAAACGACCCGGAAATCCTCGCCATGACGAACCTGGTCGTGAGCTACCAGAACAACGACATCATGGAGTTCGAGTCGATCCTGCGGAACAACCGGAACAACATCATGGCCGACCCGTTCATCCGGGAGCACATCGAGGACCTGCTGCGGAACATCCGCACCCAGGTGCTGATCAAACTGATCCGCCCGTACACCAAGATCACGATCCCGTTCATCTCGAGCGAGCTGAACATCGAGCCGGTCGAGGTGGAGAGCTTGCTGGTGTCGTGCATTCTGGACAAGTGAGTAGAAACGGGTGCTAACGATTTCGGGAGGGTATTTATcacatttctggagcaacatttgaaaacggcggtaagacattgctcttacggcctttcattacacgtgCTTAAATGGAAAGAAAGGCCAAATGTTGTGCCAAATTTTGCATGAAGAATATTAGAGAGTTAAACATAAGGAatcccatagagttatctaagccctagctcacgcacactagcaccccatttgttttgctggcgggtacaaaatttaacctcaatctttttcgtgtacgtatacgcaatacatgcgcacgtagatagctctatagCATATAGGATCTTTAAAACAACTCCAAAATTGTTCATAGAGACGATtggc
Protein-coding sequences here:
- the LOC6043469 gene encoding BLOC-1-related complex subunit 8 homolog, giving the protein MTTVNDPELQAKVKKTTEKISENMHIIANEPSLAFYRIQEHVRKVIPLIVERRGEVYQLQQDLQGKCYDMEYAIGAVKEIEAADQSLKNVQEALKNAIFLKQQLKYVESRRPKKDSNSSVYKRLSAHITLDLPDLDISGVVRETTNRVEQAFMSSQARNSSSASGSGASGAAPELQRSYTTLH
- the LOC6043468 gene encoding COP9 signalosome complex subunit 2 encodes the protein MSDLDDDFMCEDEEDYGLEYSEDSNSEPDVDLENQYYNSKALKEEAPHDALKSFQKVLDLENNEKGEWGFKALKQMIKINFKLQNYPEMMTRYKQLLTYIKSAVTRNHSEKSINSILDYISTSKNMELLQNFYETTLEALKDAKNDRLWFKTNTKLGKLYFDRNDFGKLQKILKQLHQSCQTDDGEDDLKKGTQLLEIYALEIQMYTVQKNNKKLKALYEQSLHIKSAIPHPLIMGVIRECGGKMHLREGEFEKAHTDFFEAFKNYDESGSSRRTTCLKYLVLANMLMKSGINPFDSQEAKPYKNDPEILAMTNLVVSYQNNDIMEFESILRNNRNNIMADPFIREHIEDLLRNIRTQVLIKLIRPYTKITIPFISSELNIEPVEVESLLVSCILDNTIQGRIDQVNQVLELNKEARCGARDSAIEKWSNQINSVQTAIINKMA